The DNA segment AAAACGGCACCGCCAGCTCTAGTTTGTACCAGTAATAATATGGGACACGGACACGAAGGAACTGGTAGGACTTACGACAGCCAACAGCGATGACgtcgtcgtcgtcctcctcgtcgTCGATCTCGATGACCTCGGGGGACAGCGGGCATCcttcctccccgtcctcctccgAGCTGCTCTCCTGGTAAACGAGGCCGTTTTTCTGGTAAGCTGCCTTCACCAGTTTCTCACACTCCTTTATGGACCTGAGGAAGTGCGAGGAGTTGTCCCGTTAGTCAGCCCGTCAGGCACGGACGCAACCACGGAAGGACAGCAAACGAGCGTGGACGTGCTGCGTACTGCCTGGCATCTATAAGAAGCGACTCCGTCtgcgcctcctcttcctctttcttctccaccagTTGCTGGAGCTCGGACAACTGAGCCTTTTTCTTCTGCACGATTTCGCTCTTTTCCACGGCCTCTTCGATCCACTTCCGGAGCTCGTCCAGAGAAacacccagctcctcctccagactggGGTCCCAGCCATCCACCTCCATCCTGCAGGGATAAATCCACAATGTAGCCatgtaaataaatcattttcaaaCGTTTGCGGACATGAGTTTGGACACTTGTTCAACGATGTTATTTACTATTTAGCATATAAACCCAACAAGCATTACTGGACTCCAAACTGAGCAGGTCCCCAACCAAGAGAGCGTGTAATTCTGATGGTGGGTCGACTTTTAAACCACGTTTAAAATAAGAGTGATACTGTGCTGCACATTGAGAGGGTTTCCTCCACATCGGGCTGGCAGCATGATGCTGCTTCCTTTTTCCTGATCACTCGGTCGTGCAGGCAGGTGGCTGCAAAACATCCCTGCAACAACACGAACAGCCTGTGCTCCCATGACACTCAAGGATTCCTCACCTATAATACAAGTGGCCAAGGAAACGAGggttttcctgcagctgctgcttcaatCTGATTGGAGAGTCTCAGCTAGCCTGCTAGTAGTGATAATCACAATGAAATCTTTTAATCACACCCGTATAAATGATCATGGTCCGGACGGGTCCTTGCTTCAAAATTTGTCTGCGAACGTGTAAATGACACATGACTTGCCACGACTTCATTGAGACTTTAGCAGGATACATCAAGGGTAAAACAGGAGGTTAAAGCAAAACAACCAGAAGATTGATGCCATGGAGTGCAGGCTAggcagttagcttagcattagtgTTAATAACGTGCAAATTGTGACGAACTGGCATGACtgataaaaataagaaaatggtGCCCTCCAGAGTGACTCTTAACGACGGATTGAGCGGTAACTTAATTCACAGACAACTCTGAGCACTCACCCCTCGATGCTTTCCATCCTGTCTATTGCTAAGAGCGGTAAGCTAATGCTACCGGCTAGCTCCAAATGGGAAAACGTGCTTTGTATCCCAGGGTATCCCAACCGGGCGGTGTTATTAAACAGCGCTACGAAACATAGCTTCGCCCAGCTGGGACACCAAGGTGACTATGAACATTGCATCTCAACTCGAAAGCAACAGCACAATTTGAAACAACTCAAAAGTGACaaaatctgttttcttctttcatttgttGCAACTAACAATTCTATTCAAGTTTTTGTAATTGAAAACAGTACTTTTGTCTAAAATTAATCAGTTATACAATCTGCTGTTGCCTTGGCCTCTAATAAAATGTTTCCCAATGTTGTTTATGCTCTCATAATTATTAATATAACATATGGGAAAATGTATCTTAGATGGAAAGCTAAAGTGCAAATTGATGCTAAtcacagcaaaaaaacaaaaaacaaaaaaacaatagtGCATGTAATGTTTATCCAGCTGGCTCGACTCTGCCAGGCGCTAAAATGCTACAGCTGCACCAGGGACTTGCCTTTAGACTCAGTCAGTCCCCTGATTGCTCTGCCTGGTACATGGTGACAGAAACAGCGCTGTAAGGGTCCAACACCATCTTAGCACAGCGGAATATGGCCAccagcaggaagaagcagagcaggaagaagaACAACATTGCAAAACCAAGGTCCACATCCACATCGAACCTGCCCTCGGGGATGCTGGAAGGGTCCATAATCGCCCGGAAACTCTTCCCTCAAACAAATCAGTTCAGCTCTCTTTCCATATTCCGCACCCTCATCACCAGAAGCTTATTTTCTgaatccagcagctccttcatgtCACTGGACTCCTCGTCCCTTCTCATTGACACCTGCTGCCAACGATAAGATGGACCTGAGGACACTCTGGTTCGGCACCAGCGTCCTCCATCAATAGTTAATAGGGGGTTTGGTAACACCCAGGTCATTCCCCAGAACATCCAGGCATGTCTCTGGTCTGCTGGGTCAAGAGACCTTTAGGGGAGGTGACACATTAACCCGTCACTGGATCCCGGGCCGAGGTGTCGATACGTGTCCGACAACACGGCGAATATCGAAGCTGTGGAGattctaaataaatacaaacgGCCATATTGCTGAGATTAAGATGCCTCGCCGACAGCGATTCAATCAGCCAGCATCTCTGTGCGCGGGCGAAAAAGGCCGTTAGGAGAGAAAGCGCGAAAAAACAAttagaaaaagagcagaaaaagagaaagaggatcTGAGAGCTTGAGGCAATTCACTTGAGAGGGACTGGAAACTGATCCTGAGcctgacaaaaacacagaaagggGAGATTATGTGCCGAGACGACACCTGAAAACACCCAAATGAGATCTTAACCACCCAGAATTCTAcctgaaaatgacagaaaaatctTTCAATATAACAATTTaatacaaaaaaacccaaacatcttTCTCTGGACATTTCATAGACatgtacatacagtatatttatatatcCGTTTATGAGTGATAAAAGTTCACATCATGGAAAGTTATTGATGCCGAGCGACCGAAGAGATCAACAATAATAAGGACAATTTAACCACCATCAACACCCTCGTTTAAATGAAACTGGACATTTATCAGAGCAGGTTTAGGTACAATAACAACCATGTGTGCATTAGACGCAGAAAACTGCCATAAAAGGGTCAAGTCTCAACTAATCTCACAGATTAAAACATCATCTCAATTCCACAGTATTATTCTAGCAGAAACACGTGATTGTAAGCACGGGCGAGTGCATCCGTTTGCAAAGCTTCAGTCCCAGTCTTGTTTGTTCCGAGACaaatttttcctgtttttccaatttaaaaatgggatttttaatttccatttaaatcCTGGATACCCTGATCACAAACAAAGGAAGATTCAGAAGATCGGAATCACATTAAAATCCctggaagttaaaaaaaacaaacataattaCATTCCTCCACTGCACGACATCGTGCACGACCTTTATGACGAAAATGGCTTTAAAAGTCTAGAATTTGTCAATTATTACCAACGTTCCGATTAGCTggattctatttttttttttttttttaaactgccgACACCGTAACACAGGACAGGAAAGAAAACCAAAGTTATGGTGTTTAAAGTCGATAATGATACTGTACACATTtttgtacaacacacacacatgcagaccgTAAATATGTCTATGTAGGCAAAGAAAAATATATTGTATACATTTGCAACGGGCACTGAGACAGACTGGACGTAGCCTGTGTAACACTGAGGGAAATAAAGAGGTACATGAGCTGTACTCAGCAGAGCAGCGCAGACATGCTGTGGATGGAAGAGTGTGTGAGGTCAAGGTCACGGGACCGAGTGCAACAGGGGAAATGGGACAGAGCTGGACATCCCTGCGAATTCCTGAGAATTTAAACGAACCGTCGGAGAGGTTAGCCCAGATGCGGAGAGATGAAACCGAGACTCTTCATCGCTgcctgaggaaaaaaaaacgcCAAGAGCTCGTCAGGAGGAGGCATTCGTCTGccaccacttcctgtccgtGCTGATGGGAGTAGCGGAGAGTGTTTCTGTGCAGTCTACACAACTTCGTTTGTGATTGTGCGcatttaaagtcttttttttttttctctttctttcaatATTCATATATCATATCTACAACAGACTGTTGAGCTTTGGGCAGTGCTGGCTAGGGAACACTAGAAAAATGGCTGGAATATTAGAAAAATAAGGATTATTTAATCAGTAGCAAATCCTTGAGTTTCCTGCTGGCGTATCTACAGTCGCTACATCCCGCTTTAGCCCcgccctctttccctccctccctccgtccgtccgtgtgttCCTGCCTTCTAAAAGGCAGTTTGACGTTGTGGCTTCACCAAGTGCATATTTTTAGGGGAATGTTGTGTCTCTGTACATTAAAAAGTCTGGTCCTCAGCTACTCTACACGGAAAGAGTCGTCGTCACACATCTGTTAGGAACTGGTGCCCTATAAATGAACCCAGCTGTGCAATCGCAGCCATGCAAAGCAAGAACAAACATTCTCAAtggagcaggaaaataaaataaaaaaagaggataaGAAGACTGATGGCAGAAGGCTGGAGAGGACAGCAGAGTGACGGAAGGCTGGAGCCAGTCACTCGTTGAACTGGGAGTAGATGGGAATCTCAAAGTCATCGTTGTTGAAGTTGGGCGGCTGGTCCAGGATCGACAGCACGTCCTGGATCAGAAAAGACAAGGGCTCAttggagggaaggaaaggaggacACGTATTTGAGGAGGGGCCTCACTCACAGGGAACATGTCCTGCTGGTTTCCCTgaggatgctgctgttgctctgcactGTTCTGCGCCTGCTGCTGACCCGCCCACTGGGGCCACACTGCCTCCGCTGCCCGCTGGGGGTACTGCGCCCCTGACTGGGAGCCGTCTGGGGTTCGAGCACAGGAGTGAGAGCGTGCGCGGGGGTCAACACGCACGTTTGGAGGAGAACCTACCGTAACCGTTGTTGGTGAGGCCGGCGCGCACGTTGATGGGGTAGCTCCCTccactggtggtggtgggagaaGCGCCGGTGGGCATCTGCTCAAAGGAGTTGGAAGAGCCGCCCCCAAATCCTCCCATGCGTGGGAACGGTGGCGATGTGGTTTTGGCTGCCTGGGAAGCCACCTGCCCGAGGAAATGGAAACCCCCCCGCAGCCTCATCTTAAGTAAACATGCGATACGGAACCAGGCTGGGAACAACTGGCTCCATCACCTGGTTATACTGGCCTACCTGGTTGTTAAACTGTGGTCGGGCTCCAACTCCGCCCGCGGCTCCAGGCCATCCTCCTGGGGCGGGGCCAGCGTGGAGGGCAGCGCCGGCGCTCGAAGGGGTGACCGAATGTGCGACGCCGTTCTGCCGAGACATCTGGGCGAGCATCTGGCCCGCTGTGCCCGGCTGAGCCATGTGAGGCGTCATCTGTGAGGGCATGCTGACAGGCCTgctaaaaaaggggggggggggatggaagAAAGCAACATTAAAACCAAAAGGAGCCTCCTGACAAACTTCTGAGTTAGCAGTTAATGATGCAAGGAGATTCCAGAGCAAGTTCCCAGTTTGACTGCCACTTTAAAGACTAATTCCTTGTTATGTAGCATCTGCTCCCACTTAGCAACACATGCTAAAGGGCCAcagctctttgttttctttgctaGCCTCCAGTGCTGTGACACGGTCCCACGAAGCTCGATCCTCTGTGCACGGAAACGCTGGCAAAGCACCCGTAACCGACAGCGGACCGACCTTTGAAATGACAAAGCACATTCAGGTGGGCAGGAACTGTTCTAACCTGTAGACGTCGTTGGAGCGGCTGGCAGGAAAGTTGTTGTTTGGGGTGTAGATCTGTGCGGAgggagcgggggtggggggcagaacCTTCGGCTGTTCCGATACTTGGAAAATGGGGGGGTAGAGCTCGGGTTTCTCCAGGCTTTTGCTGTGATCCGGCCCTGCCGCCGTCACCGCCTGCCCTGGCATCTGCGGACCAAAGGCAGCAGAATCATTCCCGACGCTCCGACGCTCCTCGAACATCCTCGTCAGGCTCATTTGCAGGACAGATCACAGGTGTGGAAGCAGACTGACCTGTGAGAGGGCGATGGGCCCGGCCTCGTACAGACCATCTCCACTCCCGCCTCTCTCCagctcagcctgctgctgctgctgcagctgcctggaGACAGAGACCAACCCAAAAAGAGGATAATCATTTTCCCCAGCAGGGTTCAGAATCATGACCTTCTTCAACTCGAAACTCGGCGGCCGGTTTTGCGCCGAATCCGGAACTTTGGGTGATTTCGTATagaaaacaaactaaatttGGCATCTTTCACGGGGTTCTTTCCCCTCAGATTCTCCACCACCGTCGCACGAGTCCCAAAACTGGTAGATAGTAGATAAACGTGAAACAAAACAGCCCTCCAACATTtgagtaaatgaataaatctaaTATTTATTTAGCATGTTAACGGCGCAGCGGCCTCGAGGTTCACTGTTTCCGTGCGTCAGGAACAGGATTCAGTTTGACATAAACGTTGAGCCACAACACTGCAAACCGCTGCTGAGAAACAGCATTCAACCCACCAccggtcaccatggcaacacagaaGAAACAGgttaggggaaaaaacagaagagTTGGCCCTTTTGGGAGAGGAGGACGACTGTTAGAGAGATTCCACCCACATGCTAGCAGACCCGAGTTAGAGTCGGTCCCTTCAAACCGAGTAGAGCAGCAACACTTCTaccgtcggggggggggggggggggggcagagacaaaCACCCCGGACGACAGAACGACCCAGAGTGAGAGATGGAAGTAAAACCGGAAGGATGGGAGTCTGTGGTAGCAGCCTCCCGTGAAGAAGCCCCTGATCTCCCATGATAGACAAACTAGGCCTGTCTCACCTGGTGGCCACCTGCCCAGGGCTGAGAACTGCAGGGGGGCAGTTTGGGCTGCTCTGGCCCAGAGAGGGGGGCAGTGAACCCCCCGGGGAGGAGATGGGGGTGAGGGGGTCCTGTGTTGAATTTCTAATGCCCCACAATCAGCAATGGGtgcagaggagaggtgggaggtaGGAGAAAGTGATCAGTGAGGGGACAATTAAAGGGGCGGTGTGATGGGTGCACGACCAACAGACAGGTGGGCGTTCAAAAACAGGATATTTCACTACTGCGTGGCCACGCTACACAACAAAAGGAGACTCACTTGACGTTGACGTTGGTGCAGATGATGTACTCGATCTCCTCGGAAAACGGATTCTGAAAGGTGAAGgagctggttctgatccagatcCACTCCCTGGACTTAGCGCGAAATCGGTACATGACTGAGAGGACCTGGCCCTTCAGCTTCACCACCTGTAACGAGTCCAGCAGGTCCCACGTTTACGTGCTCAGCAGAAACAGGTTTAATGGGAGACTCCAGCGCACGCAGGCGAGTTCTTATAAAATATagtttatataaaatataaaaaacagGACAATCATTAACAATCGTTGATTAATGACGTCATCTACGTtagcaagaaaagaaaagtcacaTTAATGGAGACTACGGGCTCGAGCGCAACACCAAAAACTGGTGGCAGCTCACCGCCGAGGCTGGAAGGCAGATATTAGCATAACAAGCCCGACTGGATCGGGCGACTGCGGCCGGTTCAGACCGGCCGCAGTCCAACAGACTCTGTCCCGAGGCTGATCAACAATATCACGTCCTACCTGTTGAAAACTGTCCCTCAGTAAGCCCTGGTCCTCTGGGTGGGCCAGTTCCAGAATGTTCTTCCCCAACAGCTCCTGCGACACACGTCAGAGAACACATCCCGGTAACCATGGAGACGACCTCCTTTATTGGGGCGATGCTGAGCTGCGAACTGACCCCTGACCCGGTGTTACCTGGGGCTGGTATCCGATGGCGCCCACACAGCGGTGGTCTATGAACGTGAACATGCCCTGACAGTTGTGGCGTGAGATGTACTCTGCCGGGACGCTGATGTTATTGATGTCCGTGTTGCCGGGGCAACAAGCCACCTGGAAGACACAAAAGGGGCTTTTGGTGTACTTTAATGGCATAAATAATAAACCTAAACAAGGCTGGAGTGGCTGATTTATTCATATCTATGGTACAAGAGTGCTTATAATCCACAAATGTCATTAaa comes from the Takifugu rubripes chromosome 7, fTakRub1.2, whole genome shotgun sequence genome and includes:
- the arnt gene encoding aryl hydrocarbon receptor nuclear translocator isoform X2, coding for MLIYTDMSSSNPELPDPNLGMGASGTQASGGAVVPKGSNKRRAAPDFDDSDDGGKLFRCDDDAGGSNDKERFARENHSEIERRRRNKMTAYITELSDMVPTCSALARKPDKLTILRMAVSHMKSLRGSGNTNSDGSYKPSFLTDQELKHLILEAADGFLFVVSCETGRIVYVSDSVTPVLNQSQSDWFGSCLYDQLHPDDREKLREQLSTAENNNTGRMLDLKTGTVKKESQQSSARMSMGARRSFICRMRCGSSPVEPLSMNRLNFLRNRNRNGLGAPKEGEPQYVVVHCTGYIKSWPPAGVSLTDDETENTQGSRYCLVAIGRLQVACCPGNTDINNISVPAEYISRHNCQGMFTFIDHRCVGAIGYQPQELLGKNILELAHPEDQGLLRDSFQQVVKLKGQVLSVMYRFRAKSREWIWIRTSSFTFQNPFSEEIEYIICTNVNVKNSTQDPLTPISSPGGSLPPSLGQSSPNCPPAVLSPGQVATRQLQQQQQAELERGGSGDGLYEAGPIALSQMPGQAVTAAGPDHSKSLEKPELYPPIFQVSEQPKVLPPTPAPSAQIYTPNNNFPASRSNDVYRPVSMPSQMTPHMAQPGTAGQMLAQMSRQNGVAHSVTPSSAGAALHAGPAPGGWPGAAGGVGARPQFNNQVASQAAKTTSPPFPRMGGFGGGSSNSFEQMPTGASPTTTSGGSYPINVRAGLTNNGYDGSQSGAQYPQRAAEAVWPQWAGQQQAQNSAEQQQHPQGNQQDMFPDVLSILDQPPNFNNDDFEIPIYSQFNE
- the arnt gene encoding aryl hydrocarbon receptor nuclear translocator isoform X4, which encodes MLIYTDMSSSNPELPDPNLGMGASGTQASGGAVVPKGSNKRRAAPDFDDSDDGGKLFRCDDDAGGSNDKERFARENHSEIERRRRNKMTAYITELSDMVPTCSALARKPDKLTILRMAVSHMKSLRGSGNTNSDGSYKPSFLTDQELKHLILEAADGFLFVVSCETGRIVYVSDSVTPVLNQSQSDWFGSCLYDQLHPDDREKLREQLSTAENNNTGRMLDLKTGTVKKESQQSSARMSMGARRSFICRMRCGSSPVEPLSMNRLNFLRNRNRNGLGAPKEGEPQYVVVHCTGYIKSWPPAGVSLTDDETENTQGSRYCLVAIGRLQVACCPGNTDINNISVPAEYISRHNCQGMFTFIDHRCVGAIGYQPQELLGKNILELAHPEDQGLLRDSFQQVVKLKGQVLSVMYRFRAKSREWIWIRTSSFTFQNPFSEEIEYIICTNVNVKQLQQQQQAELERGGSGDGLYEAGPIALSQMPGQAVTAAGPDHSKSLEKPELYPPIFQVSEQPKVLPPTPAPSAQIYTPNNNFPASRSNDVYRPVSMPSQMTPHMAQPGTAGQMLAQMSRQNGVAHSVTPSSAGAALHAGPAPGGWPGAAGGVGARPQFNNQVASQAAKTTSPPFPRMGGFGGGSSNSFEQMPTGASPTTTSGGSYPINVRAGLTNNGYDGSQSGAQYPQRAAEAVWPQWAGQQQAQNSAEQQQHPQGNQQDMFPDVLSILDQPPNFNNDDFEIPIYSQFNE
- the arnt gene encoding aryl hydrocarbon receptor nuclear translocator isoform X1, with amino-acid sequence MLIYTDMSSSNPELPDPNLGMGASGTQASGGAVVPKGSNKRRAAPDFDDSDDGGKLFRCDDDAGGSNDKERFARENHSEIERRRRNKMTAYITELSDMVPTCSALARKPDKLTILRMAVSHMKSLRGSGNTNSDGSYKPSFLTDQELKHLILEAADGFLFVVSCETGRIVYVSDSVTPVLNQSQSDWFGSCLYDQLHPDDREKLREQLSTAENNNTGRMLDLKTGTVKKESQQSSARMSMGARRSFICRMRCGSSPVEPLSMNRLNFLRNRNRNGLGAPKEGEPQYVVVHCTGYIKSWPPAGVSLTDDETENTQGSRYCLVAIGRLQVACCPGNTDINNISVPAEYISRHNCQGMFTFIDHRCVGAIGYQPQELLGKNILELAHPEDQGLLRDSFQQVVKLKGQVLSVMYRFRAKSREWIWIRTSSFTFQNPFSEEIEYIICTNVNVKNSTQDPLTPISSPGGSLPPSLGQSSPNCPPAVLSPGQVATRQLQQQQQAELERGGSGDGLYEAGPIALSQMPGQAVTAAGPDHSKSLEKPELYPPIFQVSEQPKVLPPTPAPSAQIYTPNNNFPASRSNDVYSRPVSMPSQMTPHMAQPGTAGQMLAQMSRQNGVAHSVTPSSAGAALHAGPAPGGWPGAAGGVGARPQFNNQVASQAAKTTSPPFPRMGGFGGGSSNSFEQMPTGASPTTTSGGSYPINVRAGLTNNGYDGSQSGAQYPQRAAEAVWPQWAGQQQAQNSAEQQQHPQGNQQDMFPDVLSILDQPPNFNNDDFEIPIYSQFNE
- the arnt gene encoding aryl hydrocarbon receptor nuclear translocator isoform X3; the encoded protein is MLIYTDMSSSNPELPDPNLGMGASGTQASGGAVVPKGSNKRRAAPDFDDSDDGGKLFRCDDDAGGSNDKERFARENHSEIERRRRNKMTAYITELSDMVPTCSALARKPDKLTILRMAVSHMKSLRGSGNTNSDGSYKPSFLTDQELKHLILEAADGFLFVVSCETGRIVYVSDSVTPVLNQSQSDWFGSCLYDQLHPDDREKLREQLSTAENNNTGRMLDLKTGTVKKESQQSSARMSMGARRSFICRMRCGSSPVEPLSMNRLNFLRNRNRNGLGAPKEGEPQYVVVHCTGYIKSWPPAGVSLTDDETENTQGSRYCLVAIGRLQVACCPGNTDINNISVPAEYISRHNCQGMFTFIDHRCVGAIGYQPQELLGKNILELAHPEDQGLLRDSFQQVVKLKGQVLSVMYRFRAKSREWIWIRTSSFTFQNPFSEEIEYIICTNVNVKQLQQQQQAELERGGSGDGLYEAGPIALSQMPGQAVTAAGPDHSKSLEKPELYPPIFQVSEQPKVLPPTPAPSAQIYTPNNNFPASRSNDVYSRPVSMPSQMTPHMAQPGTAGQMLAQMSRQNGVAHSVTPSSAGAALHAGPAPGGWPGAAGGVGARPQFNNQVASQAAKTTSPPFPRMGGFGGGSSNSFEQMPTGASPTTTSGGSYPINVRAGLTNNGYDGSQSGAQYPQRAAEAVWPQWAGQQQAQNSAEQQQHPQGNQQDMFPDVLSILDQPPNFNNDDFEIPIYSQFNE